From the Streptomonospora nanhaiensis genome, the window GCCGGGCCCCACCTCCAGCACCACGTCGTGCTCGGTGACCTCGGAGGTGCGCACGATGCGGCGCACGGTGCCGCCGTCGATGACGAAGTTCTGCCCGAGGGTCTTGGTCGGCCGGACGCCGGTGCGCTCGGCCAGCCGCCGCACGTCGGCGGGGGTGAGCAGCCGAGCGTCGCCGGCGGAGTCGGAAGGGGTCACGGGGCCATTCTGCCAGCGCCGGGCGCCGGTGCCGCGCCGGCCGCGTCCGGGGCGGCGCTGCGGGCCCCTGTCCCACGACGCGTGTGGGCGCCGCCCCGGGCGGGGCGGCGCCCACACGTCGCGGGTGCCCGCAAAGGCGGTGTGCGCCCGGGTCAGTCGAAGAGGTGGACCCCGCACTCCGGCCACTGGCTCTGCCAGTTGCCGCCGACCATGTCGTAGAGCTTCTGGGCGCGCATGGTCTGCTCCTCGGGGCTGGCCTCGGCCGGGGACCCGGTGCCGCCGGCCGACTGCCAGGTGGCCATGGAGAACTGGTAGAGGCCGTAGTAGCCGCCCGCGGAGTTGACCGCCGTGGGGTCGCCGCCGGACTCGCACTCGGCCAGGGCCGCCCAGTTCAGGCTGCCGGCCTCGGCGGAGGCGTCGATCTCGGGCTCCTCCTTGGTGCCGATCTCGGTGATGCCGTTGACCGGCTCCTCGACGACCTCCTCCTTGATGACGTACTCGGTCTCCTCGCCCTCCTGCATGACCATGGCCGTGGTGATCTCGCGCACGCCGTCCTTGGGCTCCTGGACGACGTTCTCCTCACCGGCGGGGAGGTCGGGGTTCTCCCGCTCCTCCATCTCGGCCTCGATCGGCACCTCCTCGGTCTTGGGCTCGGTGAGCAGCTCCATGACGTCGATGACCATGCCGTCCTTCGGCTTGGTGTCGAGCTTGGGCTTGACGATGTCGTGCTCGCCCGGGGTGATGCCGTTGTCCTTGAGGACCTGCTCGACGGTGCCGGCGGTGGTGGCGGTCTCGACACGGACCTGGTCGCGCAGGATGACCACCTGGAGGGCCTCCTTGGCCTCGACCTCCAGGCCGCTTTCGGGGATCTCGGCGCCGCGCTCGACCGACAGCTCCAGCGGCTCGCCGCTCAGCCCCAGCTGGTCCATTGCCTCGCCCACGGTCAGCGCGGTCACCCAGTGGGGCTCGGACTCCCCGTCGACGGTCAGGGTGAACTCCCGGCCCGAGCGCACCAGCACGCTGTCGCCCTGGCCCAGTTCGGTGTCGAGGTCGGGTGCCACGGCGTCGTGTTCGCCGAGGGTCACCCCGGCGGAGTCGAGCACGTCCTGCACGGTGGCGCCGTAGGTGTGCACGGTGCGCTCGTCGCCGTCGACGTTGAGGGTGATGCGCTGGTCCATGGCGAACGCCGTGCCGCCGCCGATCAGCAGCAGCGCCGCCGCGGCGGCGCCGATCACGGCCGCGCGGGAGCGCAGCACGGCGGGCAGCCCGCCCCGGCCCTGCCGCCGCGCCTTGCGCCCGGCGCGGGGGGCGCCGGGGGCGGCCGCGGCGAACTGGGCGGTGGCGGCGGTCCCGGGGTGGCCGTTGTTGGGGGGCGGCGCTGCCGGGCCGGGGTGTCCCTGCGCGTGCTGCCGCCCGGCCGCTCCGGTGGGCTCGGTGGCGCCTCGGCGGGGCTGGCGGCCAGGCTTGCTCGGTGCCCTGCGGCTGCCGCGGTGGGATCCGCGGTTGGACGAACTACGCACGTTGGTCTCGGCCTTCGCGATCGCTCACGGATGAGGGGGGAACTCGAAAAAGGGGGGCGCGCCGGCGAGAGGGCGCACGGCTCGCGGTGGGTCGGGGGCAGATGCGCCGCATCCGACCGCTGCTGTGTTCCGGAAGCTATCACACCACCTCGGGCATCGGTTAGGTCTTGTCCGAATCCTCCGGGTAACGACGCCCTTACCGGGACCGGCCCCCGTCTTTGGGGGCCGCAACCCCGGTGGCGGCGGCAGACCCGGTCACCCGGTCGCGGCCGCGCGCCCGCGCCCCGGCGTCGGCGCTGGTTGTGGCCGCACCCCAAGGGCCCCGAGAATGGGAGCCGAAAACCGAACCGAACGACATTCGAACCGCGGCGGGCGCCCCGGTCCCTCCGGCGCCGAACGGGTCCGCCCACGGGCACGGAAAGGGCGCTGATGGGGCCTCTGCACGGAATCCGGGTCGTGGAGTTCACCGGGATCGGTCCCGGCCCGATGGCGGCGATGCTGCTCGCCGACCTGGGGGCGAGCGTCCTGCGGCTGGACCGCCCCGCGGCGGCCGAGGCCGCCCGCCAGGGCGCCCGGCCGCACATGACCACCGGCCGGCCGGTCCTGGGGGTGGACCTGAAGTCGGAGGCCGGCGCGGCCACCGCCCTGCGCCTCGTCGACGCCGCCGACGTGCTGCTGGAGGGCTTCCGGCCCGGGGTGCTGGAACGGCTGGGCCTGGGCCCCGACGTCTGCCTGGAGCGCAACCCGCGGCTGGTCTACGCGCGCATGACCGGGTGGGGCCAGGACGGCCCGCTGGCGCGCGCCGCCGGGCACGACATGAACTACATCTCCCTCAACGGCGCCCTGCACAGCATCGGCCGGCGCGGCGAGGCGCCCGTGCCGCCGGTCAACCTGCTCGGCGACTTCGGCGGCGGCACGATGTTCGTGGTCACCGGGATCCTCAGCGCGCTGGTCGAGCGGCAGACGTCGGGACGCGGCCAGGTGGTGGACGCCGCGATGGTCGACGGCAGCGCGCTGCTGATGTCGATGGTCTACGAGGACCGCGCCCGGGGCGCCTGGTCCGACGAGCGGGGCACCAACTACCTCGACACCGGGGCGCCCTGGTACGACGTCTACACCTGCGCCGACGGCCGCCATGTGTCGGTGGGCTGCATCGAGCCGCAGTTCTACGCCGCGTTCCTGGCGGGTGTCGGCCTGGCCGGCGATCCGGACCTGCCCGACCAGTGGGACCGGGAGCGCTGGCCGGAGCTGCGCGCGCGGTTCGCCGCCGTCCTGGCCACGCGCACCCGCGACGAGTGGGCGGCGGTGTTCGAGGGCACCGACGCCTGCGTGCAGCCGGTGCTGTCCATGCCGGAGGCCGCGGCCCACCCCCACGTGCGCGCCCGCGGCTCGGTGGTCGAGAAGGACGGCCGCCTCTACCCCGGCCCCGCGCCGAGGTTCGGCCGCACCCCGGGCCGGTGCACCCGCGACCCCGACTTCCCCGAGCCGTCCGCGGCCGAGACCCTGAAGGCGTGGGGCCTGCCCGACGTGGACCCGGCCTAGCCCGGCTCCTCGGTGTCCAGCCGGAAGGCGCGGCGGCCGTTGGCCGCCACGGCGGCGGCCAGGTCGTCCTCGGCCATGCCCTTGACCTCGGCCAGCGCGCGCAGGGTGTAGGGGATGAGGTAGGGGGCGTTGGGGCGGCCGCGGTAGGGCTTGGGGGTGAGGAAGGGGGCGTCGGTCTCGACGAGGATCAGCTCCGGCGGGGCCGCGGCCGCCGCCTGGCGCAGCGGTTCGGCGCTGGCGAACGTGACGTTCCCGGCGAAGCTCATGTAGTAGCCGTGCTCGGCGCAGACCTTGGCCATGTCGGCGTCGCCGGAGAAGCAGTGGAACACCACCGTCTCGGGCGCGCCCTCCTCGGCCAGGACGCGCAGGACGTCGTCGTGGGCGTCGCGGTCGTGGATCATCAGCGCGCGGCCGTGCCGCTTGGCGATGTCGATGTGCCGGCGGAACGACTCCTGCTGGGCGCGCACGCCCTCCTCGCCGGTGCGGAAGTAGTCCAGGCCGGTCTCGCCGACGGCGCGCACGCGGGGCAGGGCGGCCAGGCGGTCGATCTCGGCCAGGGCCTCGGCCAGCCCGGCCTCGCCGCCGGGCGGGCGGACCTTGCCCGCCCAGTCGGTGTCGTCGACCTCGACCCCCGGTGCGCCGTCGCCGTGCACGATCCGCGGGGCCTCGTTGGGGTGCAGCGCCACGGCCGCCCACACCCGCCCCGGGTGGCGGTCGGCGACCTCGGCGGCCCACCGCGACGACGGCACGTCCACGCCCACCTGCATCAGCGGCGTGACCCCCACCGCCTCGGCGGCGGCGATGATCTCGGCGACCTCGGGGGTCTGCATGTCCATGTGGGTGTGGCTGTCGCCCACGGCGACGCGCAGGGGCTCGGGCGGCTCCGGCGGCGTCTGCGCGTTGCGGTTGCGGACGGCCTGGCCGCTTCGCTTGCCCATGGCGGATCCCCCCGTGGTCGTGGTGAGTGGTGCGTGGACCTGCGCGCGCCGCGCGCGGGCGCAGTACGTGGCGGGCGCTCCGGCACTGCCAACCGGCCGCGCGGCCCCGGAATTCCCCCCGGGGCCGCCGCCCGGAGCGTGGCGTTTGCGACGCCGGTTCCGCGACCGGGCCCCGGGGCGCACCGCCCCGGGGCCCGGCGCGCTACTTCGCGGCGTCCTCGAGCCGGGCGACCTCTTCGTCGGCCACGGCGGGGTCGAGCTTGGTGAACAGCGGCGTGGGGGCCGCCAGCGGGGTGCCCGGCCGCACCGGCACGGACTCCCAGCGGGCCTGGCTGGCGGCGTAGTCGCCGGTGATCACCTGGTAGGTGGTGGGTTCGCCGCTGCCGCCGATGGTGTCCACGGCGTCCTCGACGTGCGGCATGGCCGACCACACCCCCGTGCCGCCCAGCATGGCGTGGACCTTGTTGGACGACGCCGGCAGGAACGGCGTGAGCAGGGTCTTGGCGTCGTCGACCAGCTGCAGCGCGACGTGCAGGACGGTGCGCATGCGGTCGGGGTCGGTCTTGCGCAGGGCCCAGGGCGCCTGGTCGGAGATGTACTTGTTGGCCTCGGCGACGGTGCGCATGGCCTCCTGGAGCCCGGCCTTGAACCGCGAGCGGTCCAGGTGCCCGCCCACGGCGGCGAAGGCCGCCCGGGAGTGGTCGAGGACCCGGCGGTCGTCGTCGGTGAGGTCGCCGGCCTCGGGGATCTCGCCGACGTACTTGGCGGCCATGGAGATCGTGCGGTTGACCAGGTTGCCCCAGGCGGCCACGAGTTCGTCGTTGTTGCGGCGGACGAACTCGGCCCAGGTGAAGTCGGTGTCCTGGGTCTCGGGGCCGGCCGCGATGATGTAGTACCGCAGGGCGTCGGCGGAGTAGCGCTCCAGGAAGTCGCGGACGTAGATGGCCACGCGCCGCGACGAGGAGAACTTGCGGCCCTCCATGGTCAGGAACTCGCTGGAGACGACCTCGGTGGGCAGGTTCAGCGCGCCCAGCGAGCCGGGGTCGCCGTCGCGGTCGCCGATGCCGCTGTAGCCCATGAGCATGGCCGGCCAGATCTCGGCGTGGAAGACGATGTTGTCCTTGCCCATGAAGTAGTAGGACTCGGCCTGGGGGTCCTGCCACCACCGCCGCCAGGCGTCGGGGTCGCCGGTGCGCTTGGCCCACTCCACCGCCGCCGACAGGTAGCCCACGACGGCGTCGAACCAGACGTAGAGCCGCTTGTTGGCGTTGTCGCTCCAGCCCTCCAGCGGGATCGGCACGCCCCAGTTGAGGTCGCGGGTGACCGCGCGCGGCTGGAGGTCGTCGAGGAGGTTCAGCGAGAACTTCAGGACGTTGGGCCGCCACTGGCCGGACTTGGCCGTGAGGTAGGTGCCCAGGGCCTCGGCGAACGCGGGCAGGTCGAGCATGAAGTGCTCGGTGTCGACGAACTCGGGGACCTCGCCGTTGACCTTGGAGCGGGGCTCGATGAGGTCGATGGGGTCGAGCTGGTTGCCGCAGTTGTCGCACTGGTCGCCGCGCGCGCTGTCGTAGCCGCAGATGGGGCAGGTGCCCTCGATGTAGCGGTCGGGCAGCGTGCGGCCGGTGGAGGGCGAGATGGCGCCCTTGGTGGTGCGGGTGAAGATGTAGCCGTTGTCGTAGAGCCCGGTGAACAGCTCCTGGGCCACGGCGTAGTGGTTGCCGGTGGCGGTGCGGGTGAACAGGTCGTAGGACAGGCCGAGGGCGACCAGGTCCTCGACGATGACCCGGTTGTAGCGGTCGGCCAGCTCGCGCGGGGTGACACCCTCCTGGTCGGCGAGGACCTGCACGGGGGTGCCGTGCTCGTCGGTGCCGCTGACCATCAGGACGTCGTGCCCGGACATTCGCTGGAAGCGCGCGAAGACGTCGGAGGGGACCCCGAAGCCGGAGACGTGTCCGATGTGGCGGGGGCCGTTGGCGTAAGGCCAGGCCACCGCGGTCAGGATGTGGCGTTTCGACGACATGCCACAAGCCTAAAGCCGCCTGGCCCCCGATTCACCCGCGTTTCGCGGGCCTGTGGACACCGGCGCCGGCCGCGCGGCGCCCCGGGGCCGGTCCGCCGGCCGCCCCGGCGCCCGGCCGGACGCCCCGGTCAGCGTTCGCCGACCGGCGCGGCACGCCGAGTCGGTAAGGTGTCTCCTTGAGCTCGTCTGCCGAGACAGGCGTCCGCGCCCACGCGCCCCTCAAGCCCAGCGGACACGGCCGGCACGGCCCAGGATCGACGAAGGCGGTGGTCACCGTGGTCACCCGCGCCTTCGCCGTGCTCGTGGCGCTGGCCCTGCTGGTGCTCGGCGCGCCCGTCGCCCCCACGGCCCTCGCCGTGCCGCCGCCCGCCGCGCGGGCCGACGGCGCCCGCCCGGCCGTCCCGGCCGACCGCGACCTCCCCGCCGCCCTGTGGGCCGAGCGCGACTCCGGCGCGGTGGCCCTGGCCATCCCCGGCTGGAGCGGCGACCACCGCCCGCAGGTGCGCGACCTGCCCGACGCCTACAGCCCCGAACTCCCCTGGGCCCCGCCGCTGGACGGCCCATGGGGCCGGGTGCCGCCGCCGGTGTCGGTGCCGGCGCCCGACACCGCCGACGCGTTCGCGCTGCCTCCCGGCCGGGCGCCGCCTCTCACCGCGCGCGTGTGAACCATCCCCCGCCGCACCCCGCGGCAGCCGCGGCACCCATGGCGCTGTGCGCCGGTGCCGCCACGGTCGCATGAAGAGTTCGTGAGAGGTAGTCCATTGTCCACACAATCGGGAGCCGGGACGCGCTGGCTGCGCGGCCTCGTCTCCCTCGCCATCGTGATCGGTGCCTTCGGCGCCGCGTGGTTCATCCCGCCGCAGCTGGGGCTCGACCTGAGCGGCGGCACCCAGATCGTCCTGGAGACCCAGGACGCCCCCAACGGCACCGAGGCCAACGCCGAGAACACCGACCAGGTGATCGAGGTGCTGCGCGAGCGCATCGACAGCCTCGGCGTCAGCGAGGCGACGATGTCGCGCTCGGGCGAGAACCGCATCATCGTCGAGCTGCCCGGTGTGCAGGACCCCACCGAGGCGGCCGAGATCCTGGGCCAGACCGCCCAGCTCACCTTCCACCCCGTTCTGGGGGTGGCGCCCGCCCAGGGCAGCGGCGTGCAGGCGCCCACCGGCGACTTCGCCAACGCCCCGGCTGACGAGGCCAACGCCCCGGCCGACGGCCAGGACACCGGCGGCGACGGTGGCGGCGGTGGAGACGGCGGCGGCGAGGGCGGCGGCTCCGAGATGAGCCAGGAGGAGCTGGAGCAGCTCCTCCAGGGCCAGGGCGGCACGGGCGCCGGGGGCGGCGGACAGCCCGCCGAGAACCCCGACGACGTCGCCCGCACGCTGCCCGACGAGCAGGGCAACCAGCTCCAGCTGGGCGCGTCCCAGATCCAGGGCGCCCAGGTCGCCAACGCCGAGGCCGTCCTCGACCCCACGACCAACACCCAGTGGCAGGTCAACGTCGAGTTCCGCGGCGAGGGCCAGGACGCCTGGGCCGAGCTGACCGGCCAGGCCGCCTGCGCCCCGCAGGGCGACGCCACGCGTCGCATCGCGATCGTGCTGGACGACGAGGTCATCTCCTCGCCCGAGGTCAACGCCGACACCGCCTGCGACGTCGGCCAGACCGGCGGCAGCACCACCATCACCAGCTCCACCTTCACCCAGGAGAGCGCCCAGGACCTCGCCGTGCTGATCGAGGGCGGCTCCCTGCCGCTGCCGGTCACCGAGGTGCAGCGCCAGACGGTCGGCCCGACCCTGGGCGCCGACGCCATCGAGGCCAGCTTCATCGCCGGCGCGGTGGGCATCCTGCTCACCGCGATCTACATCTGCGTGGCCTACCGGCTGGTCGGCTTCATGGCCGCCGTCGCCCTGGCCTGCTACACGCTGATCTCCTACGCCGCCCTGGTGGTGCTCAGCGCGACGCTCACCCTGCCCGGCCTGGCCGGGTTCGTGCTCGCGATCGGCATGGCGATCGACGCCAACGTGCTGATCTTCGAGCGGGCGCGCGAGGAGTACCAGCAGCAGGAGAAGGTCTACCAGGCCAACAAGTCGGCCGGCATGGCCGACGCCACCGAGGCCGAGACCCGGCAGGCCGAGTCCGGCGTGCTGTCGCGGCGCCGTCGCCGGGCGATCCCGCCGAACCTGCAGAAGGCGTTCGTCGCCGGTACGCAGAAGGCGTGGAGCGCGGTCGTCGACACCAACATCACCACGCTCATCGCCGCCGTCCTGCTGTTCTTCTTCGCCTCGGGCACCGTGCGCGGCTTCGGTGTCACCCTGGGCCTGGGCACCGTGGCGTCGATGGTCTCGGCGCTGGTCATCGCCCGCGTGCTGGTGGAGTGGACCGTGCGGCGCAAGATCGTGCGCAAGCGCCCCGCCCTCAGCGGCATCTCCAAGATCAGCCGGGTGCGCGAGTGGCTCATCACCCGCAACCCCGACCTGATGTCGCGCGGGCGGCTGTGGCTGGGCATCGCCGGCCTGATCACCGTGGTGGCCGTCGTCGGCATCGTCGTGCGCCCGCCGAACTTCGGTGTGGAGTTCACCGGCGGCCGGGTCATGGACTTCACCACCCAGGAGAGCATCAGCGTCAGCGAGGCGCGCCAGGCGGTCTCCGAGGCCGGGTTCCCCACCGCCGTGGTGCAGGAGTCCGGCGACGGCGACGTGTCGGTGCGCACCGGGCCCATCAACGACGACGAGGCCGCCGACATCCAGGAGGCCCTGGAGGCCGAGGCCGGAGCGGCCGAGCGGATCTCCGACGAGCGGATCGGCCCGAGCATGGGCGACGAACTGCGCAACCGCGCGCTCATCGCGCTCGTCGCGGCGCTGGCCCTGCAGATGGTCTACCTGGGCTGGCGGTTCCGCTGGTCGTTCGGGCTGTCCACCATGCTGGCGCTGGCGTTCGACATCGTCCTGGTGATCGGCCTGTTCTGCTGGCTGGGCCGGCCCATCGACGGCGTGTTCCTGGCGGCCATCCTGAGCGTCATCGGCTTCTCGGTGAACGACTCGGTGGTGGTGTTCGACCGGGTGCGCGACGAGTGGGCGCAGGACAGCAAGTCCGGGTTCGCCAGGATCGCCAACACCGCGATCCTGCACACCCTGCCGCGGACGGTGAACACCACCATCGGCGGGCTGTTCATCCTCGCCACGCTCGCGATCTTCGGCGGGT encodes:
- a CDS encoding ubiquitin-like domain-containing protein, encoding MRSSSNRGSHRGSRRAPSKPGRQPRRGATEPTGAAGRQHAQGHPGPAAPPPNNGHPGTAATAQFAAAAPGAPRAGRKARRQGRGGLPAVLRSRAAVIGAAAAALLLIGGGTAFAMDQRITLNVDGDERTVHTYGATVQDVLDSAGVTLGEHDAVAPDLDTELGQGDSVLVRSGREFTLTVDGESEPHWVTALTVGEAMDQLGLSGEPLELSVERGAEIPESGLEVEAKEALQVVILRDQVRVETATTAGTVEQVLKDNGITPGEHDIVKPKLDTKPKDGMVIDVMELLTEPKTEEVPIEAEMEERENPDLPAGEENVVQEPKDGVREITTAMVMQEGEETEYVIKEEVVEEPVNGITEIGTKEEPEIDASAEAGSLNWAALAECESGGDPTAVNSAGGYYGLYQFSMATWQSAGGTGSPAEASPEEQTMRAQKLYDMVGGNWQSQWPECGVHLFD
- a CDS encoding CaiB/BaiF CoA transferase family protein — encoded protein: MGPLHGIRVVEFTGIGPGPMAAMLLADLGASVLRLDRPAAAEAARQGARPHMTTGRPVLGVDLKSEAGAATALRLVDAADVLLEGFRPGVLERLGLGPDVCLERNPRLVYARMTGWGQDGPLARAAGHDMNYISLNGALHSIGRRGEAPVPPVNLLGDFGGGTMFVVTGILSALVERQTSGRGQVVDAAMVDGSALLMSMVYEDRARGAWSDERGTNYLDTGAPWYDVYTCADGRHVSVGCIEPQFYAAFLAGVGLAGDPDLPDQWDRERWPELRARFAAVLATRTRDEWAAVFEGTDACVQPVLSMPEAAAHPHVRARGSVVEKDGRLYPGPAPRFGRTPGRCTRDPDFPEPSAAETLKAWGLPDVDPA
- a CDS encoding TatD family hydrolase; translated protein: MGKRSGQAVRNRNAQTPPEPPEPLRVAVGDSHTHMDMQTPEVAEIIAAAEAVGVTPLMQVGVDVPSSRWAAEVADRHPGRVWAAVALHPNEAPRIVHGDGAPGVEVDDTDWAGKVRPPGGEAGLAEALAEIDRLAALPRVRAVGETGLDYFRTGEEGVRAQQESFRRHIDIAKRHGRALMIHDRDAHDDVLRVLAEEGAPETVVFHCFSGDADMAKVCAEHGYYMSFAGNVTFASAEPLRQAAAAAPPELILVETDAPFLTPKPYRGRPNAPYLIPYTLRALAEVKGMAEDDLAAAVAANGRRAFRLDTEEPG
- the metG gene encoding methionine--tRNA ligase — translated: MSSKRHILTAVAWPYANGPRHIGHVSGFGVPSDVFARFQRMSGHDVLMVSGTDEHGTPVQVLADQEGVTPRELADRYNRVIVEDLVALGLSYDLFTRTATGNHYAVAQELFTGLYDNGYIFTRTTKGAISPSTGRTLPDRYIEGTCPICGYDSARGDQCDNCGNQLDPIDLIEPRSKVNGEVPEFVDTEHFMLDLPAFAEALGTYLTAKSGQWRPNVLKFSLNLLDDLQPRAVTRDLNWGVPIPLEGWSDNANKRLYVWFDAVVGYLSAAVEWAKRTGDPDAWRRWWQDPQAESYYFMGKDNIVFHAEIWPAMLMGYSGIGDRDGDPGSLGALNLPTEVVSSEFLTMEGRKFSSSRRVAIYVRDFLERYSADALRYYIIAAGPETQDTDFTWAEFVRRNNDELVAAWGNLVNRTISMAAKYVGEIPEAGDLTDDDRRVLDHSRAAFAAVGGHLDRSRFKAGLQEAMRTVAEANKYISDQAPWALRKTDPDRMRTVLHVALQLVDDAKTLLTPFLPASSNKVHAMLGGTGVWSAMPHVEDAVDTIGGSGEPTTYQVITGDYAASQARWESVPVRPGTPLAAPTPLFTKLDPAVADEEVARLEDAAK
- the secD gene encoding protein translocase subunit SecD translates to MSTQSGAGTRWLRGLVSLAIVIGAFGAAWFIPPQLGLDLSGGTQIVLETQDAPNGTEANAENTDQVIEVLRERIDSLGVSEATMSRSGENRIIVELPGVQDPTEAAEILGQTAQLTFHPVLGVAPAQGSGVQAPTGDFANAPADEANAPADGQDTGGDGGGGGDGGGEGGGSEMSQEELEQLLQGQGGTGAGGGGQPAENPDDVARTLPDEQGNQLQLGASQIQGAQVANAEAVLDPTTNTQWQVNVEFRGEGQDAWAELTGQAACAPQGDATRRIAIVLDDEVISSPEVNADTACDVGQTGGSTTITSSTFTQESAQDLAVLIEGGSLPLPVTEVQRQTVGPTLGADAIEASFIAGAVGILLTAIYICVAYRLVGFMAAVALACYTLISYAALVVLSATLTLPGLAGFVLAIGMAIDANVLIFERAREEYQQQEKVYQANKSAGMADATEAETRQAESGVLSRRRRRAIPPNLQKAFVAGTQKAWSAVVDTNITTLIAAVLLFFFASGTVRGFGVTLGLGTVASMVSALVIARVLVEWTVRRKIVRKRPALSGISKISRVREWLITRNPDLMSRGRLWLGIAGLITVVAVVGIVVRPPNFGVEFTGGRVMDFTTQESISVSEARQAVSEAGFPTAVVQESGDGDVSVRTGPINDDEAADIQEALEAEAGAAERISDERIGPSMGDELRNRALIALVAALALQMVYLGWRFRWSFGLSTMLALAFDIVLVIGLFCWLGRPIDGVFLAAILSVIGFSVNDSVVVFDRVRDEWAQDSKSGFARIANTAILHTLPRTVNTTIGGLFILATLAIFGGSSLRDFSVAMLVGLVSGVFSTMLVAAPLAAWLQRWDKTPPPHVIREKRTKQRRELRAAREASDGAVV